Proteins found in one Plasmodium knowlesi strain H genome assembly, chromosome: 12 genomic segment:
- a CDS encoding Voldacs domain-containing protein, putative, with translation MPIALNCLSEEGLRALEQGSPEPVLHKATDIEFVYNKLSLGEGKLYIMEKKIVWVSSQNEEEKKKKKKITEFTEIANSVNGINYLKHYEKNREFYMHLLNEVNNVTVDSSNITLHAITSDKKIWTSSCVYIQLSSDIIGGEEDDMESMDTMGDDDPAVVDEGKDHVDRNVEGAADDTEQVPSGVDHTAGEAVHQKPREKLGKRLFTKMAKEPSVFTKNEQNHLGGEENYDEEDVEDEKNAEDEKNAEDEKNVEDESLEENITPEILLVSKNYLTNDSIFHQLSNMDHSPDDGDDESEEEGTVEEEEEDA, from the coding sequence ATGCCTATCGCACTTAACTGCCTGAGTGAAGAAGGCCTGCGGGCCCTGGAACAAGGGAGCCCAGAGCCAGTGCTACACAAAGCTACCGACATAGAATTCGTTTACAACAAACTAAGcttaggggaaggtaaattatatataatggagaaaaagatcGTTTGGGTCTctagccaaaatgaagaggaaaaaaaaaaaaaaaaaaaaattacagaatTTACAGAAATAGCTAATAGCGTTAATGGCATTAATTATTTGAAGCACTACGAGAAGAACCGTGAATTCTACATGCACCTGCTGAATGAGGTGAACAACGTTACCGTCGATTCGTCTAACATCACCTTGCATGCAATCACAtcggataaaaaaatttggaccAGTtcgtgtgtgtacatacaacTGAGCTCCGATATTattgggggggaggaagacgaCATGGAGAGCATGGACACCATGGGCGACGACGATCCGGCTGTGGTTGACGAAGGCAAGGATCATGTGGATAGGAACGTAGAGGGCGCTGCTGATGACACAGAACAAGTTCCCTCTGGGGTGGATCATACCGCAGGGGAGGCAGTCCACCAGAAACCTCGAGAAAAACTAGGCAAACggttatttacaaaaatggcaAAGGAACCGAGTGTCTTCACaaagaatgaacagaaccacctagggggggaggaaaattacgatgaagaagatgtcGAAGATGAGAAAAATGCCGAAGATGAGAAAAATGCCGAAGATGAGAAAAATGTCGAAGATGAATCACTTGAAGAAAACATAACTCCAGAAATCCTCCTGGTTagcaaaaattatttaaccaacgattccatttttcaccAGCTGAGTAACATGGATCATTCACCGGACGATGGGGATGATGAaagtgaagaggaaggaactgtggaggaagaagaggaggatgcTTGA
- a CDS encoding histone H3-like centromeric protein CSE4, putative — MVRTKRNVPMHNPLGNVDGGGSSNEPTNKTAPSRPSHKNIASSKVSSMAATGKGTGNQIPQKGMKKTTRIRRPHRYRPGVLALKEIRAYQASTQLLIPKIPFVRVVKEITRLFELPNEQLRYTPEALLALQTASEAYLVSLFEDAYLCSLHANRVTLMPKDIHLARRIRGRD, encoded by the coding sequence ATGGTGCGAACGAAAAGGAACGTTCCGATGCATAACCCCTTGGGCAACGTAGACGGGGGAGGGAGTAGCAACGAACCAACGAACAAGACAGCACCAAGCAGACCATCACATAAAAACATCGCATCCTCCAAAGTGAGTAGCATGGCCGCAACAGGAAAAGGAACTGGAAATCAAATTCCgcaaaagggaatgaagaagaCAACGCGAATTAGGAGGCCCCATAGATACAGACCAGGTGTATTAgcattaaaagaaataagagCCTACCAAGCATCCACACAGTTGCTCATTCCCAAAATACCTTTTGTGCGCGTGGTAAAGGAGATTACTAGGTTGTTCGAATTGCCCAACGAACAACTGCGTTACACTCCCGAAGCCCTCTTGGCACTGCAAACCGCATCGGAGGCTTACCTTGTCAGTCTATTCGAAGATGCCTACTTGTGCTCACTCCACGCAAACCGAGTTACCCTCATGCCTAAGGATATCCACTTGGCTCGCCGTATCCGTGGGCGAGACTAA
- a CDS encoding U3 small nucleolar RNA-associated protein 4, putative, with product MTTIHCNNGGPQGAQRILQNLYRRKNDKEQLTMNLTEFKFYDYETKELRTIEPSPCRKYICICDSFGVIYVYKFFKNEFLYLMQLHAHVSESSIMSIMWISKKNRKKKHLFMFNDWKDYVLAITTLCGQIVLYDLESKNILHSVSSNGSISCTKLNNSLQYLGVTNLDGYFYLYNIYSNVGSRIYNCFDRFHEGGAANHDAHNVSDLSNVSDDAYNSEYSEISQRSDDDAEERPGKRIKLSSDLTQYVEEEEEKKKEEKKKEEEDASSQGEDAESAPAVNPKGLHVFSPTSQKREKNKQTGEKTFNIFITNRFKCKEKLVCLYFVDELKNTEVLLRSVQGGEKKKTKVIEGEIGSEEDESDHEGNYHHGGNDVKESTLPLRRKKIREIERSYHSYNHYVLLGSEESKIYKYNITRKMCEGEFKGVNENCIIWDVLYIYKTDEVVCVDNSGSLTIFDNSSFSVKYFFNHHLYKSVSLAKTLNEDYIFTAGVDRYIIKYALTRVRGGRGGLSHRNIEQQVPTWEKRNYKMVNNKMNGHKMISPYSSMNGGNGGEEELFFLHKVKEEKELNKRWYRINKRSTHFSDIKRIILLTGNLILSISDDMTFCLYDTFNQISKYIQIGNVEMNRNVYFSSDLKSVFCTHAWGISIHCNNSSLCVERGRNDGLLAPKYLDKLSQVNYKHIANISYGKNEFVNSCIVNESGTKIACRTNRKLSIYHFNRDDLTIYNYAISKLGAFKVYAFDFVDEDLMIISFARRHLSKGGEKKEGVVGEDLAGEDVAGEDLAGEYVAGEDDKKEEMYELYEHVEDDEMDGDGNRREYLYTYHVAIYKIEKKKVKEEIQVDRILCNLKKYNNGKLIICTDEQKNIFLFFKNSKKYLKRCFRIFDFNLSRRNIHRSYLFSIVIENLFFIFTLDNCVYIYSLSYGKGNNLSFLKTQVVRNYKLSEYRDISLIDLGLCQGGVEYPEGCTQKMEGKNVGDQVDVTKHSPYFQSKYCLLLRGCDKMRIIGLNISNNLFINVQLPNVENAFKYSADMVAQYYISSLSFRYNFLNTKQIYFEDANLFNILLREMRREETVDRLDMADEDRTYNALKEDKALTGGEYNKEEEFTQEKDPINTDLLQLSFQSIKYLKKKNILNVRTLCTSQNNIVLLLCVPQNIDCTLISVADTKKYVE from the coding sequence ATGACGACCATCCACTGCAACAATGGAGGGCCCCAGGGGGCACAGAGGATCCTACAAAATTtgtacagaagaaaaaatgataaggaaCAACTAACCATGAATTTAACAGAATTTAAATTCTATGATTATGAAACGAAAGAACTTAGAACCATAGAACCATCTCCCTGTAGgaagtacatatgtatatgcgacTCCTTTGgggttatatatgtatacaaattttttaagaatgAGTTCTTGTACTTGATGCAACTCCATGCACACGTGTCGGAGAGCTCCATCATGTCAATTATGTGGATTAGCAAAAAGAATCGGAAAAAGAAGCATTTGTTTATGTTCAATGATTGGAAAGACTACGTTCTCGCTATTACGACTCTGTGTGGTCAGATCGTTCTGTACGATTTAGAAAGCAAGAACATACTCCATAGTGTTTCAAGCAACGGGAGCATCTCCTGTACCAAACTGAATAACAGCCTTCAATACTTGGGCGTTACCAATTTGGATGGGTACTTTTACCTGTACAACATATACAGTAACGTGGGGAGTCGGATATACAACTGCTTCGACCGCTTCCACGAGGGGGGCGCAGCCAACCACGATGCCCACAACGTCAGCGACCTGAGCAACGTAAGCGATGATGCGTATAACAGTGAATATAGTGAAATCAGCCAGCGCAGTGATGACGACGCGGAAGAACGACCGggtaaaagaataaaactgTCCAGCGATCTCACACAGTACgtggaagaagaggaggagaagaagaaggaggagaagaagaaggaggaagaggacgCCTCGTCGCAGGGAGAAGATGCAGAGAGTGCCCCAGCAGTGAACCCAAAAGGGTTGCACGTATTCTCCCCCACAAgccaaaaaagagaaaagaataaacaaaCTGGTGAAAAAACGTTTAACATATTTATTACGAATAGATTCAAATGTAAGGAGAAGTTGGTGTGTCTGTACTTTGTGGATGAGCTGAAGAATACGGAGGTTCTATTAAGAAGTGTACaagggggtgaaaaaaagaaaactaaaGTGATTGAGGGAGAGATCGGAAGTGAGGAGGATGAAAGCGATCACGAGGGAAACTATCACCACGGGGGTAATGACGTGAAGGAGTCGACCCTACCCCTccggaggaagaaaatccgAGAGATAGAAAGATCGTACCATAGCTACAACCACTACGTATTACTTGGAAGTGAAGAATCCAAAATTTACAAGTACAATATAACGAGGAAGATGTGTGAAGGAGAATTCAAGGGCGTTAATGAGAACTGCATTATTTGGGATGTTCTCTACATATACAAGACGGACGAGGTGGTGTGTGTAGACAACAGTGGCTCATTGACTATCTTCGACAACAGCTCGTTCAGCGTAAAATACTTTTTTAACCATCACCTGTACAAGTCGGTATCCTTAGCGAAGACACTGAATGAGGATTATATTTTCACGGCAGGAGTCGACAGGTATATAATTAAATACGCTTTGACACGTGTACGTGGTGGGAGAGGGGGTCTATCACATAGGAACATAGAACAGCAAGTACCTACATGGGAGAAGAGAAACTATAAAATGGTtaataacaaaatgaatggaCATAAAATGATATCCCCTTACTCATCAATGAATGGAGGTAACggtggagaagaagaacttttttttctgcataaagtgaaagaagagaaggaattaaaTAAAAGGTGGTATCGCATTAATAAAAGGTCCACCCATTTTTCAGACATAAAACGGATAATCCTGCTAACGGGAAATCTGATACTTAGTATAAGTGATGATATGACATTCTGTCTGTATGACACCTTCAACCAAATCAGTAAGTATATCCAAATTGGTAATGTTGAGATGAACAGGAATGTATACTTTTCCTCCGACCTGAAAAGCGTTTTTTGTACGCACGCTTGGGGGATAAGTATTCACTGTAATAATAGCTCTCTCTGCGTAGagagaggaaggaatgatGGGTTGCTGGCCCCGAAGTATTTAGATAAGCTTAGCCAAGTGAACTACAAACACATTGCCAATATTtcttatggaaaaaatgaatttgttAATTCTTGCATTGTAAATGAGAGTGGGACGAAAATCGCTTGTAGGACGAATAGAAAACTCTCCATCTATCACTTCAACAGAGATGACCTCACCATATATAATTATGCCATCTCGAAATTAGGTGCCTTTAAAGTTTACGCCTTCGACTTTGTTGATGAAGACCTGATGATAATTTCCTTTGCGAGGCGTCATTTAAGCAAGGGGggtgaaaagaaggagggcgTGGTAGGGGAGGATTTGGCAGGGGAGGATGTGGCAGGGGAGGATTTGGCAGGGGAGTATGTGGCCGGGGAGGATGACAAGAAAGAGGAGATGTACGAATTGTACGAACATGTAGAGGATGACGAGATGGACGGAGATGGAAACAGAAGAGAGTATTTATACACCTACCATGTAGCCATTTACAAgatcgagaaaaaaaaagtgaaggaagaaattcaaGTGGATAGAATTCTgtgtaatttaaaaaagtacaacaaTGGGAAATTAATCATTTGCacagatgaacaaaaaaatatatttttattttttaaaaattcaaaaaagtATTTGAAAAGATGTTTCAGAATTTTCGACTTCAATTTAAGCAGAAGAAATATCCATCGCAGTTACTTGTTTTCCATCGTCATTGAGAatctcttcttcatttttacgcTGGacaattgtgtgtacatatattctTTGTCTTATGGGAAGGGTAATAATTTGTCCTTCTTAAAGACTCAGGTTGTCAGAAATTATAAACTCTCCGAATACAGGGATATCTCCCTGATCGATTTGGGTTTGTGTCAGGGGGGAGTAGAATATCCAGAGGGTTGCACTCAAAagatggaaggaaagaacgtGGGAGATCAGGTGGATGTGACGAAGCACTCACCGTACTTCCAAAGCAAGTACTGTCTCCTCCTGCGGGGCTGCGACAAAATGAGGATAATCGGGCTCAACATTTCTAACAACCTCTTCATCAACGTGCAGTTGCCGAATGTAGAAAATGCCTTCAAGTACAGTGCCGACATGGTCGCGCAGTACTACATATCGTCACTTAGTTTTCGCTATAATTTTCTTAACACAAAGCAGATATATTTTGAAGATGCAAATCTTTTTAATATCCTCTTGCGTGAAATGAGGCGGGAGGAAACGGTGGATCGGTTGGACATGGCTGATGAGGATCGTACGTATAACGCCTTAAAAGAGGATAAGGCACTAACGGGAGGAGAATATAACAAGGAAGAAGAGTTCACACAGGAGAAAGATCCAATCAACACAGATCTTTTACAACTGTCTTTTCAATCTATCAAGTAtctaaaaaagaaaaatattttgaacgTACGTACCTTGTGTACATCACAGAACAACATCGTGTTGCTTCTCTGTGTCCCTCAAAATATTGACTGCACGCTGATTAGTGTGGCTGACACGAAGAAATATGTTGAATAG
- a CDS encoding transmembrane Tmp21-like protein, translated as MVRRLAQLAALFVVLTLQCLRTGAIEVYLTVRPKKLKCLKERINKDTLVVAKFKTDNKSLPISIFIYDTDINERTFNFQKKVPLFETINDHDIKTAFTTFYTTSYSFCAYNNTNKIMDVFFEIKHGTEARDYAQIAKSEHLNEATIYLKQIVDQMTTFHLNLKRIRASEENEKKSSDKLNDTLMWFSLMNILIIIVAAIIQDFYFKRFFTSKKII; from the coding sequence ATGGTGAGACGACTGGCCCAGCTAGCAGCACTGTTCGTGGTGCTGACCCTTCAATGTCTGCGCACAGGAGCGATAGAGGTTTACCTCACGGTGCgaccaaaaaaattaaaatgctTAAAAGAGCGAATTAATAAGGATACCCTCGTGGTGGCGAAATTCAAAACAGACAACAAAAGTTTACCGATCTCTATATTCATCTACGATACGGATATAAACGAAAGAACATTTAACTTTCAAAAAAAGGTACCACTCTTTGAAACGATTAATGACCACGATATAAAGACAGCCTTTACAACCTTCTACACTACCTCCTACTCCTTCTGCGCATATAATAATACGAATAAAATTATGGATGTGTTTTTTGAAATAAAGCATGGTACGGAGGCAAGAGACTATGCGCAAATAGCCAAGTCGGAACATCTGAATGAAGCTACCATATACTTAAAGCAAATCGTTGATCAAATGACTACCTTCCACttgaatttaaaaaggattAGAGCGTCGGaggagaatgaaaagaagtcCAGTGATAAGCTCAATGATACCCTGATGTGGTTCTCCCTCAtgaatattttaattattatCGTCGCCGCCATCATCCAAGATTTCTACTTCAAGCGATTTTTCACATCCAAGAAAATTATCTGA
- a CDS encoding ubiquitin activating enzyme, putative — protein sequence MNFVPKQFCLFIFWVILHTASPSNCLISNYNTVKVDSGRLSFPVYDIFRNKENLQRGHLALRRKEGKVSTHNLSKLCNLQVKREDKKSKNCYTSQKCSLKNVASGSKNAKGGSLEGGLRDVLHGGAPKKWPQLSEQTKGSDREKPNPCDTVSHMNYAKRRTRGQTTKHQVLNCDSDYPNEETREPNDVNLLQKEKKYSRQIYTHGYEEEKKIRKSKILIVGLNGVSSEICKNLILCGVKEIGIYDNDILRMDDLDNLFFCEKKFIDKEKKSIACVQNMRKLNDNCKIEVITNVENAVQHYDVVVSANQSNHINIKLSNLCRKASINGERKKFICVNTVGLFGRIFVDFGQFTYSNSKNNGELYDISKVELAGDDHAVLHLLPHYRNVHLNEKDVLILRVQDGNQQVVNIPCEITDLCKGSNKIRVTILKKKNALDTFAGYILPLRVLQYVGKTSHDFRMHLFEKLRKMLQRISGNHYMQEVLLKTSSRNMSIKKVPEQVRLNYKSLEEYLNIVQRKLDRGKSYAPWSLLMALFRRADEGDQVSDEELCFLCYEEMIKHKKGNKIFTPEEIQEFQNWCKKKKKNMNVQVVNEFCSAAHIELSPFSAFFGSLVTQEILKGVTGKFKPIHQTFFFDKRDLFPFAKITHKYHGRHMHQLNFFGPEFQKFLNELNILLIGSGALGCEFLKLLALMGISSRRGLSPGGRIQVVDYDLIEESNLSRQFLFSAKDVGKLKCEVAAENVKKLNPNVNCGFVKMKVDESILGNRGSLLNWLFSHSRSNDQKGGHMYGSTSVEGICIKEKIKEKSLNRRITSPILCILCLDNFQSRAVCDTFCVMNSIPMIEAGIEGLKGSSQIVIPFSSETYTSNTIDGQADHEPNNSCTITSFPKDPKHVIQFARSVYNNYFTDNVIKMNKFLNDPVSFIGRLCTYDNVSNLLQFFKLTKMYFNSNVHENVQLLWDNIFVKNIIHLLKNNEAELHKYFEQVQNLPKPVSFHPENRNHLLFFQCALKIFKKVFKNLIDIFLASQKSQHSDVFFFKDEQMVASKLLSFEEAIGEIVSKNDLRLDVKRLLYFLSVIRKNTDPQFYASIERELFGLFNNPLFVLALRWVQRQKEEAGKGARVEVDASTRARKEVALFTPLICNLQDDKDDINFVFSLTNVRNENYNFPEVPILEFFKICNNIIPSIITVVSAISALVSLELYKVAYLMQSRRREIEMEGIYPTSHLLQREKSLPEYPIQFRVEKLKDLTIYTYRNKVYISKNGKALFSFLNVPYNELEILSSAVNNHYLNLQDNFFTHSQLNSVCPPLSYETSPSELMNTFQFSVWNYLYVNIYPTGRKRKGNGQCTVDCTVGECGLPLGPFNYRKGDQQVEKKLAEASRALQKVAKKGYPGENNHDSNGGKNNNDTSTSNLEDKAKEANNLTDSILKDLDTVGTASEDEASLDEASVHIRNIKKNMHLMMEQSRNGEEWSKEEAEKALSDLVNALRKVKKYTEHMSSQAKAFINMRNKETREDITLDELVTSLEVLFGVSIQTIGVRDKIIYTKFQLPSFRHSGRKNLSVILRELFKADAGVDTEASTYILHIFATDSAGREVSLPDVQVNVHYH from the coding sequence ATGAATTTTGTTCCGAAACAATTCTGCCTTTTTATCTTTTGGGTGATATTACACACAGCAAGCCCGTCCAATTGTCTCATATCAAATTACAATACGGTTAAGGTTGATAGCGGTAGATTGTCCTTCCCCGTATATGACATTTTCAGGAACAAGGAAAATCTACAAAGGGGACACCTTGCcttaaggaggaaagaaggtaAAGTGAGTACACACAATTTGAGCAAACTCTGTAACTTACAAGTAAAAAGGGAGGataaaaaatcgaaaaattGCTACACCTCCCAGAAATGCTCACTCAAAAATGTAGCGAGCGGTTCTAAAAATGCCAAGGGGGGAAGTCTCGAAGGTGGCCTAAGGGATGTACTACACGGGGGCGCCCCAAAGAAGTGGCCACAGTTAAGCGAACAAACAAAGGGCTCAGATAGGGAAAAGCCTAATCCGTGTGACACTGTTAGCCATATGAATTATGCCAAAAGACGGACAAGGGGACAAACGACCAAGCATCAAGTACTCAATTGTGATTCAGACTATCCAAATGAGGAAACTCGAGAACCGAATGATGTGAATCTCttgcagaaggaaaaaaaatatagcagaCAAATATATACGCACGgatatgaagaagaaaaaaaaattcgaaagaGTAAAATATTAATCGTCGGCCTAAATGGGGTAAGTAGcgaaatatgcaaaaatttAATTCTTTGCGGAGTGAAGGAAATAGGAATATATGACAATGACATTTTGAGGATGGACGACCTAGATAACCTCTTCTTTTGCGAGAAGAAATTTAtagacaaggaaaaaaaaagcatagcTTGTGTGCAGAACATGCGTAAGTTGAATGACAACTGCAAAATTGAAGTCATCACAAATGTTGAAAATGCGGTGCAACACTACGACGTAGTTGTCTCCGCAAATCAAAGCAACCATATTAATATAAAACTGAGTAATTTGTGCAGAAAGGCAAGTATCaatggagaaagaaaaaagttcatTTGTGTAAATACGGTGGGCCTGTTTGGACGCATTTTTGTCGACTTTGGACAGTTTACATATTCCAATTCGAAAAACAATGGAGAGTTGTACGACATAAGCAAAGTGGAACTGGCAGGCGATGATCACGCCGTCCTGCATCTTTTGCCCCATTACAGGAATGTTCACTTGAACGAGAAGGATGTGCTGATTCTACGTGTGCAAGATGGAAATCAGCAGGTTGTGAATATCCCCTGCGAAATTACAGACTTGTGCAAGGGAAGTAACAAAATCCGTGTtaccattttgaaaaaaaaaaatgcattggACACTTTTGCGGGTTATATACTTCCCCTACGAGTTTTACAGTACGTAGGAAAAACGAGTCACGATTTCCGTATGCATCTGTTTGAAAAATTGAGGAAGATGCTCCAACGGATAAGCGGCAACCATTATATGCAAGAAGTCCTTTTGAAAACTTCATCCCGAAATATGAGTATCAAAAAAgtgcctgaacaggtcaggttAAATTATAAAAGTTTGGAGGAATATTTAAACATTGTACAGCGAAAATTGGACAGAGGAAAAAGTTATGCGCCGTGGTCCCTCCTCATGGCGTTGTTTAGGCGTGCAGATGAAGGAGACCAAGTGAGCGACGAAGAGCTGTGCTTCTTATGTTACGAAGAAATGATAAAGCATAAgaaggggaataaaatatTCACTCCAGAGGAAATTCAAGAATTTCAAAAttggtgtaaaaaaaaaaaaaaaaatatgaacgttCAGGTAGTAAATGAATTTTGTTCAGCTGCACACATCGAATTGTCGccattttctgcattttttggATCGTTGGTGACgcaagaaattttaaaaggtgTGACAGGAAAGTTCAAACCCATTCAccagacattttttttcgacaaGAGGGATTTATTTCCCTTTGCGAAAATTACTCATAAATATCACGGAAGGCATATGCACcagttgaatttttttggaCCCGAATTTCAGAAATTTTTGAATGAGTTGAATATTTTGCTGATCGGGTCAGGTGCCTTGGGCTGTGAATTTTTGAAGCTACTGGCGTTGATGGGAATTTCCTCGCGTAGGGGCTTATCCCCTGGGGGGCGCATCCAAGTTGTCGATTACGATCTGATTGAGGAATCCAACTTGTCTAGGCAATTCCTGTTCAGTGCAAAAGATGTGGGAAAGTTGAAGTGCGAAGTGGCTGCAGAGAATGTTAAGAAGTTAAATCCGAATGTGAACTGTGGTTTTGTGAAAATGAAGGTGGATGAGTCTATCTTAGGAAACCGGGGCTCACTTCTGAATTGGTTGTTTTCTCACTCGAGGAGTAATGACCAAAAGGGGGGGCACATGTATGGTAGTACATCCGTGGAGGGAATTTgcataaaggagaaaataaaagaaaaatctctTAACAGAAGAATCACCTCCCCCATTTTGTGCATCCTGTGTTTGGACAATTTCCAAAGCAGAGCAGTGTGTGACACATTCTGCGTGATGAACTCCATTCCAATGATTGAAGCGGGCATAGAGGGTCTAAAGGGAAGTAGCCAAATAGTTATCCCCTTCTCAAGTGAGACGTACACAAGTAACACGATCGATGGACAAGCCGATCATGAACCAAATAACTCGTGCACCATTACATCTTTCCCTAAAGATCCAAAGCATGTAATACAATTTGCAAGAAGTGTTTACAACAATTATTTTACAGACAatgtgataaaaatgaataaatttttaaatgatcCTGTTTCTTTTATTGGCCGCTTATGTACCTACGACAATGTAAGCAACTTGCTCcagttttttaaattaacaaaaatgtatttcaATTCCAACGTCCATGAAAACGTACAACTTCTCTGGGACAACATctttgtgaaaaatattatccaCTTGCTCAAGAACAACGAAGCAGAATTGCATAAGTATTTTGAACAAGTTCAGAATTTGCCGAAGCCTGTTTCCTTCCATCCAGAAAATAGAAATCACTTACTCTTCTTCCAATGTGCcctgaaaattttcaaaaaagttttcaaaaatttgatagacatttttttggctagccaGAAAAGTCAACATTCAGatgtctttttctttaaggATGAGCAAATGGTGGCTTCCAAATTGCTCTCCTTTGAGGAGGCTATAGGAGAAATTGTGTCGAAGAATGATTTGCGCCTGGATGTGAAACGACTGCTGTACTTCCTCTCCGTCATCCGGAAGAATACCGATCCGCAGTTCTACGCTTCCATCGAGAGGGAGCTCTTTGGGCTGTTCAACAACCCCTTGTTCGTTTTGGCCCTGCGGTGGGTGCAGCGCCAGAAGGAAGAAGCTGGAAAAGGAGCAAGAGTGGAGGTGGATGCAAGTACCCGCGCACGTAAGGAGGTCGCGCTATTCACCCCCCTGATTTGTAATCTCCAGGACGACAAGGACGACATAAACTTTGTGTTCAGCCTAACCAATGTACGGAACGAGAACTACAATTTCCCGGAGGTTCCTATattggaattttttaaaatctgcaacaacatcattccgtCTATCATCACGGTCGTTTCGGCCATTTCTGCGCTGGTGTCCCTCGAGTTGTACAAGGTGGCCTATTTGATGCAGTCCCGTAGGAGGGAAATAGAAATGGAGGGAATCTATCCAACGAGCCACTTGCTACAGCGTGAGAAATCCCTCCCTGAGTATCCAATCCAATTTCGCGTGGAGAAGCTAAAGGACCTAACCATTTACACGTACAGAAACAAGGTCTACATTAGCAAAAACGGAAAAGCGTTGTTCTCCTTTCTTAACGTTCCCTACAACGAGCTTGAAATTTTATCAAGCGCAGTTAACAACCATTATTTGAACCTGcaggataatttttttacccattCTCAACTGAATAGTGTGTGCCCCCCCCTGTCTTATGAAACCTCACCATCAGAATTGATGAACACATTTCAGTTCTCCGTTTGGAACTATCTCTATGTTAATATTTATCCTACAgggagaaagaggaagggcaACGGGCAATGCACAGTGGACTGTACCGTGGGGGAATGTGGGCTGCCCCTTGGTCCGTTCAACTACCGAAAGGGAGATCAGCAGGTGGAGAAAAAGCTAGCCGAAGCTAGTAGGGCATTGCAGAAGGTGGCGAAGAAAGGGTATCCCGGTGAGAATAACCATGACTCTAATGgcgggaaaaataataacgaCACCAGCACTAGTAACCTGGAGGACAAGGCGAAAGAGGCGAACAATTTGACAGATTCCATCCTGAAGGATCTGGACACGGTTGGCACTGCATCCGAAGATGAAGCATCTCTTGATGAGGCATCTGTACATATTCGCAACATAAAGAAGAACATGCATCTAATGATGGAGCAGAGCAGAAACGGAGAAGAGTGGTCCAAGGAGGAGGCGGAAAAGGCACTATCAGATTTAGTGAATGCTTtaagaaaagtgaaaaaatatacggAGCATATGAGCAGCCAAGCAAAAGCATTTATAAATATGAGGAATAAAGAAACCAGAGAAGACATCACATTGGATGAACTGGTAACATCCCTGGAAGTTCTCTTCGGTGTATCTATTCAGACAATTGGAGTGagggataaaataatttacaccAAGTTTCAGTTGCCCTCTTTTAGGCACTCAGGTAGGAAAAACCTCTCCGTTATATTGCGGGAGCTATTCAAGGCAGATGCAGGTGTTGATACGGAAGCCAGTACCTACATACTGCATATATTTGCTACAGACAGTGCAGGGAGGGAAGTCAGCCTTCCCGACGTACAGGTCAATGTGCACTACCACTGA